In Alkalimarinus alittae, the DNA window GAAAGCTCTTCAATATCGTCATTCAAGCACGATTGAACATACTCAAAATCAAATCCTTTACCACTATCTGATACCGTTATAGTTAATTTTTGGCTATCTATTTCCGGCGCATATTGAATACCAATGGAAATAAAATCGTCGCTAAGCGCTTGTAGTCTTTGACCTCGTAAATGGTAATATTCCAAGAAACCATCTTCCGTGTTTTTTAGCGTTGAATCTAAACCTAAAACCCCATGCTCTAAAGCATTTGAAAATATCTCAGTGATAATGGTACGAAGCGTATCAGCATGCGCATTAAACCTCTCCGTTTTTGGCATCATATTCAGCAATTGAGCGGCTGGATCTTGTGTTTTAATCAAATCACTCGCGTATAAAGTGGTTGATATACTCCAAGGGAGCGATGACTCACAGAAACCTGTCTCTTGCTGCGTATATTCAGTCGGCATTGATTTAATTTGCACAACACTAATATCATCTTCTTGCTCGGTCTCCCCTTTGAACTGTTTGAATCCTACAATCAACTCTTCAAGCGGGTTATCAGTAGGCTTACCAAGCAGTAACTGTAATCGCTCCTCACCAAACATCTCACCTTGTTTATTAATCCCTTCAGTAATACCGTCGGTGTAACAAACAATCGAGTCCCCTTCAGCTAGCTTTATAAACTCTAAGTCATCTTCAAATTCATCATCATCTAGTATACCTAACGGCATATGCTTTGATGTTACTGTTCCTTTTAAGCCTGAGTCTTTAGAAATTACGACACCATCCGGTAATCCACCCATCCATAATTTTGCCATATCACCCACTTGATTCAGCTCGACCAGTGTCGCAGCACAAAACATATGATCAGGCAAAAATTTGTAAAGTGATAAATTTAACGTTCTGGCTATTTCTGTTAACGATAAGCCTTTAGCCGTCATAGCATAAAAGGCTTGTGACACAGGGACCGCACCAATAGACGCCGCTAAACCATGTCCGGTGAAATCACCTAAAAATACATAAAGCCCACCACCGGGCTTTTGTGCAGCTAACAATAAGTCACCGTTAAACAACGATGCGGGTGAAATAAAGTGATTAATACAAGGGGAATCAAGTTCACTATCTTTCATCGCATTAGTAAGAACGTGTTCACCCATCGCGTGCTCCTGCTGGAGTCGATTGTGGTGATACTCAAGCTCTCTACTTTTCTTGCGTACCTGTTCATTCAGTTCACGAGTACGGCCATGTGCATTCATTTTTGCAAGCAATACAATCTCATCAACAGGCTTTGATAAAAAATCATCCCCACCACTCTCTAAACACTTAATGAGTGTTGACTTATCCGCCAACCCCGTGAGAAATATAACTGGCACATACTGGCTGCCAAGGTGCTGCTTTATTTCTTTAGTCGCTTGA includes these proteins:
- a CDS encoding fused response regulator/phosphatase — translated: MNVLIVDDQRTNREILTWILKDLGHECDQAENGEEAVNIVKAKAPDLILMDVVMPVMDGYQATKEIKQHLGSQYVPVIFLTGLADKSTLIKCLESGGDDFLSKPVDEIVLLAKMNAHGRTRELNEQVRKKSRELEYHHNRLQQEHAMGEHVLTNAMKDSELDSPCINHFISPASLFNGDLLLAAQKPGGGLYVFLGDFTGHGLAASIGAVPVSQAFYAMTAKGLSLTEIARTLNLSLYKFLPDHMFCAATLVELNQVGDMAKLWMGGLPDGVVISKDSGLKGTVTSKHMPLGILDDDEFEDDLEFIKLAEGDSIVCYTDGITEGINKQGEMFGEERLQLLLGKPTDNPLEELIVGFKQFKGETEQEDDISVVQIKSMPTEYTQQETGFCESSLPWSISTTLYASDLIKTQDPAAQLLNMMPKTERFNAHADTLRTIITEIFSNALEHGVLGLDSTLKNTEDGFLEYYHLRGQRLQALSDDFISIGIQYAPEIDSQKLTITVSDSGKGFDFEYVQSCLNDDIEELSYGRGLLLVRSLAKDIEFVDGGATVNVLYDLEVAI